From Lysobacter auxotrophicus, the proteins below share one genomic window:
- a CDS encoding glycosyltransferase family 2 protein — translation MPGPTSPSVSVVISTYNWPQALELALEALARQTMLPHEVIVADDGSRDDTRAMLERLARDYPVPLRHSWIEDKGFRLALARNRAIAATTGDYVLILDGDMLPHPKFVEDQVRAAERGSFVQGMRVLTDETGRDRLLSREVRQLGFFDRGLTRRRHTLRIPALAALSLRVTRNQKTSSIKGCSQAWWRDDLVALNGFDERYEGWGREDKDLAVRAFHHGLMRRMLRFGGLATHLYHRERHEDGASPNDPLLADTKATKRVRSPLGLDRHLEEFAREPLPDLRESVRR, via the coding sequence CCTCGGTCTCCGTCGTCATCTCCACCTACAACTGGCCGCAGGCGCTGGAGCTTGCGCTGGAAGCGCTTGCGCGCCAGACGATGCTGCCGCATGAAGTGATCGTGGCCGACGACGGCTCGCGGGACGACACGCGCGCGATGCTCGAGCGACTTGCGCGCGACTACCCCGTGCCGCTACGGCACAGCTGGATCGAGGACAAAGGCTTTCGCCTGGCGCTGGCGCGCAATCGCGCCATCGCCGCGACGACGGGCGACTACGTGCTGATCCTCGACGGCGACATGCTCCCGCATCCGAAGTTCGTCGAGGACCAGGTGCGCGCCGCCGAACGCGGCAGCTTCGTGCAGGGCATGCGCGTGCTCACCGACGAGACCGGTCGCGACCGCCTGCTGTCGCGCGAGGTGCGGCAACTGGGCTTCTTCGATCGCGGACTGACGCGTCGCCGGCACACGCTGCGCATTCCCGCGCTGGCGGCGCTGTCGTTGCGTGTGACGCGCAACCAGAAGACCAGCTCGATCAAAGGCTGCAGCCAGGCCTGGTGGCGCGACGATCTGGTCGCGCTGAACGGTTTCGACGAGCGTTACGAAGGGTGGGGCCGCGAAGACAAGGACCTGGCGGTGCGCGCGTTCCACCACGGCCTGATGCGGCGGATGCTGCGGTTCGGCGGGCTGGCCACGCACCTTTACCACCGCGAGCGGCACGAAGACGGCGCGAGCCCGAACGATCCGCTGCTCGCCGACACGAAGGCGACCAAACGCGTGCGCAGCCCGCTGGGGCTGGATCGTCACCTGGAGGAATTCGCGCGCGAGCCGTTGCCGGATCTGCGCGAGAGCGTGCGGAGGTAG